The window CATCGGGCAGCACTTTCGATTGCCATCCATTGTCGGACTGGAATCTCTGCATGGCGGCCTGGGTGCGGGTGTCCCACACGCCGTTGACGTCGCCATCGAGGTAGCGTTCGCGGATGAGCGCCGACTGGATGGCGCGGGTGCGGTCTTCCTTGATGCCCTGCTGACCGTGGCGCTTCCACGCGCCCCGGGCGACCCGCCTCACTTTGCCTTTGCCGTGTTTTCCGGACTTAACCGATGTCTTGGTGGCT of the Acidobacteriota bacterium genome contains:
- a CDS encoding peptidoglycan-binding protein; this translates as MRRVARGAWKRHGQQGIKEDRTRAIQSALIRERYLDGDVNGVWDTRTQAAMQRFQSDNGWQSKVLPDARALIKLGLGPDHTGLLNPETAAIPTISTTAGKSSAGTGNIQQ